A stretch of the Nothobranchius furzeri strain GRZ-AD chromosome 5, NfurGRZ-RIMD1, whole genome shotgun sequence genome encodes the following:
- the LOC107395642 gene encoding endothelin-2 — MTSLGRRGIKLKHLQHRNHNSRIKRFREQSMATHSYLLLLVTIWTSVQDGLGLPVVKDVPEGIDGSPPVHRARTRRCACSNRLDSECHYFCHLDIIWINTPSKTTLYGLGGALLRRKRSTGRCACSNPDDQTCRRFCCLRPEISSVKSLQLDTLSTIRASADKSKTAVDTLGSDESPRRKIA; from the exons ATGACATCACTGGGGAGGAGAGGTATAAAGCTCAAACACCTTCAGCACAGGAACCACAACAGCAGAATAAAGAGGTTCAGGGAGCAGAGCATGGCCACACACAGCTACCTTCTTCTCCTTGTCACTATTTGGACTTCTGTTCAGGATG GTTTGGGTCTTCCAGTTGTGAAGGATGTCCCTGAAGGCATCGATGGTAGTCCCCCGGTGCACCGAGCCCGGACCCGGCGCTGCGCCTGCAGCAACCGGCTGGACTCTGAGTGCCACTACTTCTGTCATCTGGACATCATCTGGATCAACACACCCAG TAAAACAACTCTTTATGGTTTGGGTGGTGCTTTGCTGCGTCGTAAACGGTCCACTGGACGCTGCGCCTGTTCCAACCCTGATGATCAGACCTGCAGACGTTTCTGTTGTCTCCG CCCTGAAATCTCATCGGTGAAGAGTCTGCAGCTTGACACGCTCAGCACCATCAG AGCTTCAGCTGACAAATCAAAGACAGCTGTAGATACCCTGGGTTCAGATGAGTCCCCTCGGAGGAAAATCGCCTGA